One genomic window of Caldivirga maquilingensis IC-167 includes the following:
- a CDS encoding NTP transferase domain-containing protein, which yields MRITALIMSGGRGSRLGNVDKGSLRICGKPMIKWVLDNLTNAGIDKIIASASMRNYNTLRILKEVHSDVYISSGIDYVTDLSFALKLIRARPLLVMPVDTPLITPDIILDFIKRGIESSKPVVNMIGREGYVGVTLFNESMGEWVDVNYDSPLVMDIDTPRDVDTANLLCLKLLNFT from the coding sequence ATGCGGATTACGGCATTAATCATGTCAGGGGGGAGGGGGAGTAGGTTAGGTAATGTTGATAAGGGTTCATTAAGGATATGCGGTAAACCAATGATTAAGTGGGTGCTGGATAACTTAACTAATGCTGGTATCGATAAGATAATAGCATCCGCATCAATGCGTAATTATAATACATTGAGAATACTTAAGGAGGTTCACAGTGACGTATACATTAGCAGTGGTATTGATTACGTCACTGACCTTTCCTTCGCACTTAAGTTGATTAGGGCTAGGCCACTGCTTGTAATGCCTGTTGATACTCCATTAATAACCCCGGATATAATACTAGACTTCATTAAAAGGGGTATTGAATCAAGTAAACCAGTAGTCAACATGATTGGTAGGGAAGGCTACGTGGGGGTTACGCTCTTTAATGAATCAATGGGTGAGTGGGTTGATGTTAATTACGACTCACCCCTAGTCATGGATATTGATACTCCACGTGATGTTGATACCGCTAATCTACTGTGCCTTAAATTACTTAACTTTACCTAA
- a CDS encoding MogA/MoaB family molybdenum cofactor biosynthesis protein, with translation MSINRGNATSPHVEHEKKGPGKVNFFIITVSTSRYELMKAGKQYTDESGDLASLKITNSGHLVVGRLLVSDDEYMIKNALNELIHKDNVDVIVLIGGTGLAKSDVTIESVRPLFSKEIEGFGELFRFISYQKIGASAMLSRATAGIINNKLIVCLPGSPDAVETGLNLIIDQVSHILYIARLSR, from the coding sequence ATGAGCATTAATAGGGGTAATGCAACGTCACCTCACGTGGAGCATGAGAAGAAGGGGCCAGGTAAAGTTAACTTCTTCATAATTACTGTGAGTACGTCAAGGTACGAGTTAATGAAGGCTGGTAAACAGTATACGGATGAGTCAGGTGATTTAGCTTCCCTAAAAATAACTAACTCTGGTCATTTAGTAGTGGGGAGGCTGTTGGTTAGTGATGATGAGTACATGATTAAGAATGCCTTGAATGAATTAATTCATAAGGATAATGTAGATGTCATAGTTCTAATAGGTGGTACAGGTTTAGCCAAAAGTGACGTAACCATTGAGTCTGTTAGGCCATTATTCAGTAAGGAGATTGAGGGCTTTGGGGAATTATTCAGATTCATCAGTTATCAGAAAATAGGGGCATCGGCAATGTTAAGTAGGGCAACAGCAGGGATTATTAATAATAAGTTGATTGTTTGCCTACCCGGATCACCTGATGCTGTTGAAACCGGGCTTAACCTAATTATTGACCAGGTATCACACATACTCTACATAGCGCGTTTAAGCCGTTAA
- the hemB gene encoding porphobilinogen synthase — MYYRFPITRPRRLRSSRVIRNMVSETSLSPSNLVLPIFVKDEGSIEQINSMPGQYRYPIGDELIKAINDAVESGVRAFLLFGVTKSKDPLGSLAYDKNGPVPKALRLLKENFGDSIILMTDVCLCDYTEHGHCGVVEYRDPVQVTQTTSQPKYVVNNDATISIYAKIAVNYAEAGANVVAPSGMMDGQVKAIREALDNNGFTDVIIMSYSSKYASTFYGPFREAADSAPRFGDRRSYQMDPRNAYEALKEVSMDLEEGADIVMVKPAMPYLDVIRLVKQHYPEVPLAAYQVSGEYSMIKAAALNGWLNEKMAVIESLIAIKRAGANIIITYYAKEASRWINEVESIL, encoded by the coding sequence ATGTATTATAGGTTCCCAATCACGAGGCCGAGAAGATTAAGGAGTAGTAGGGTGATTAGGAACATGGTTTCTGAAACCTCACTGTCGCCTAGTAACTTGGTTTTACCAATCTTCGTTAAGGATGAGGGTTCCATTGAGCAAATAAACTCAATGCCCGGCCAGTACAGGTACCCTATTGGTGATGAGTTAATTAAGGCTATTAATGATGCTGTGGAATCGGGGGTTAGGGCGTTCCTGCTTTTTGGTGTTACTAAGAGTAAGGATCCCTTAGGCTCATTAGCCTATGATAAGAATGGGCCTGTGCCTAAGGCATTGAGACTGCTTAAGGAGAATTTCGGAGACTCAATAATACTTATGACTGATGTATGCTTATGCGATTACACTGAACATGGGCATTGCGGTGTTGTTGAATATAGGGATCCGGTTCAAGTCACTCAAACCACCAGTCAGCCTAAGTATGTTGTTAATAATGATGCAACCATAAGTATTTACGCTAAGATTGCGGTTAATTACGCTGAAGCTGGAGCTAACGTAGTGGCTCCCTCAGGTATGATGGATGGGCAGGTTAAGGCTATTAGGGAGGCGCTTGATAATAATGGGTTCACTGACGTAATAATAATGAGCTATAGCTCCAAATACGCAAGCACATTCTATGGTCCATTCAGGGAGGCTGCTGATAGCGCACCTAGGTTTGGGGATAGGCGTAGTTACCAGATGGATCCCAGAAACGCTTACGAAGCCTTAAAGGAGGTTTCAATGGATCTTGAGGAGGGGGCTGATATAGTTATGGTTAAGCCCGCGATGCCTTACCTAGACGTAATTAGGCTAGTTAAGCAGCATTACCCTGAGGTACCCTTAGCGGCTTACCAGGTGAGTGGTGAGTATTCTATGATTAAGGCCGCTGCATTAAACGGTTGGCTTAATGAAAAGATGGCTGTAATTGAGTCTCTAATAGCCATAAAGAGGGCTGGGGCCAATATAATAATAACCTACTACGCTAAGGAGGCTTCAAGGTGGATTAACGAGGTGGAGAGCATCCTCTAA
- a CDS encoding glutamyl-tRNA reductase, which produces MGIDDYLSKIRALTLNHKRVSTITLSETYFNRDEVYGKLMNYYDEVFLLQTCNRVEVYVYGDDDSVAEDMYKVKGTINHVDKLVGMNAVRHIFRVAAGLESAAVGESEILGQVEDAFNDARKRGALGGLLGFTIERAIRTGKEIRSRFPEISIGLASIGSLVAEYVHRVRGLNSRIAVIGAGSIGSDIVRRLAEKGFRNVIIVNRTLDKAKAAALRYGFNYAPIDSLRSVIRDSDVVIFATSATNPLLRRRDAEELSGKPIIIDVGVPRNVDPEIPGVVSIDELKNIENEIREGKRKALDEASRLIELRLIEYRRLFARRVIEGMIGELTKWGLSIGESEVKRAVKAGLIKNEEDGAALAVKSTVKKIMLPLLTYLKELAEEDKFDEALIIISGIKAKLNGDGKQS; this is translated from the coding sequence ATGGGTATTGATGATTACTTGAGTAAGATAAGGGCTTTAACACTTAACCATAAGAGGGTTAGCACAATCACCCTGTCTGAAACATACTTCAATAGAGATGAGGTTTACGGTAAATTAATGAACTATTACGATGAGGTATTCCTACTTCAGACATGTAATAGGGTTGAGGTTTACGTCTACGGTGATGATGATTCAGTTGCAGAGGATATGTACAAGGTTAAGGGTACCATAAATCATGTGGATAAATTAGTGGGGATGAATGCTGTGCGCCACATCTTCAGGGTTGCCGCTGGTCTTGAATCAGCGGCAGTGGGGGAGTCTGAAATACTGGGTCAGGTTGAGGATGCATTCAATGATGCTAGGAAGAGGGGGGCATTGGGTGGTTTACTGGGATTCACCATTGAGAGGGCAATAAGGACTGGGAAGGAGATTAGGAGCAGGTTCCCGGAAATCTCAATAGGGTTAGCAAGCATAGGCTCATTAGTGGCTGAGTACGTGCATAGGGTTAGGGGACTTAACTCAAGGATCGCCGTGATTGGGGCAGGCTCTATTGGATCCGATATAGTTAGGAGACTTGCTGAAAAGGGTTTCAGAAACGTAATAATTGTTAATAGGACTCTTGATAAGGCTAAGGCTGCGGCGTTAAGGTATGGATTCAACTACGCGCCCATTGACTCACTGAGAAGCGTAATAAGGGATAGTGATGTGGTTATCTTCGCCACATCAGCGACAAATCCCCTACTGCGTAGAAGGGATGCAGAGGAATTAAGCGGTAAACCAATAATAATTGATGTTGGGGTACCTAGGAATGTTGATCCGGAAATACCTGGCGTGGTTTCAATAGATGAGTTGAAGAATATTGAGAATGAGATCAGGGAGGGTAAGAGGAAGGCTTTAGATGAGGCAAGTAGGTTAATTGAACTTAGGCTCATTGAGTACAGGAGATTGTTTGCAAGGAGGGTTATAGAAGGTATGATAGGTGAATTAACTAAATGGGGGTTAAGCATCGGGGAGAGTGAGGTTAAGAGGGCTGTTAAGGCTGGTTTAATAAAAAATGAGGAGGATGGCGCAGCGTTAGCCGTTAAATCCACTGTTAAGAAGATTATGCTGCCCCTCCTCACTTACTTAAAGGAATTAGCCGAGGAGGATAAGTTTGATGAGGCATTAATAATAATAAGTGGAATTAAGGCTAAGCTTAATGGGGACGGTAAACAGTCTTGA
- a CDS encoding exodeoxyribonuclease III, which translates to MRLMSWNVNGIRSISRKGALRVFNDFDIILLQEIRSSDLPLDLLSMGFNVYGFPAVRKGYSGVLTLSRVEPINVIRGIGVKDFDDEGRVISIELPDFYVINAYFPRAGDDLSRLSFKLVFNRSIEKFTLELRMRKPVIICGDFNAVYSRRDSSFWDDNHPGLTPLERQWLSEFIGKGFTDTFRLIHPNEIKYSWRSYRDRGKAMRIDYCLVSSELTNRVVDADILDTEGSDHYPILLVIK; encoded by the coding sequence GTGAGGTTAATGTCATGGAACGTAAACGGTATTAGGAGTATATCAAGGAAGGGTGCGTTAAGGGTGTTTAATGATTTTGACATTATTCTGCTTCAGGAAATTAGGTCAAGTGACTTACCCTTGGATTTACTGTCAATGGGTTTTAATGTCTACGGATTCCCAGCAGTGAGGAAGGGGTATAGTGGTGTATTAACGCTAAGTAGAGTTGAACCAATTAATGTGATTAGGGGGATTGGGGTGAAGGACTTTGATGATGAGGGCAGGGTAATATCAATTGAGTTACCTGACTTCTACGTAATCAACGCCTACTTCCCGAGGGCCGGTGATGACCTTAGTAGACTCTCATTTAAACTAGTCTTCAATAGGAGTATTGAGAAGTTTACCTTAGAACTAAGGATGAGGAAGCCGGTAATCATTTGCGGCGACTTCAATGCAGTGTACTCTAGGCGTGACTCAAGTTTTTGGGATGATAATCACCCAGGCTTAACACCATTGGAGAGGCAGTGGTTAAGTGAATTCATTGGAAAAGGCTTCACAGATACCTTCAGGTTAATTCACCCTAATGAGATTAAGTACTCGTGGAGGAGTTATAGGGATAGGGGCAAGGCAATGAGGATTGATTACTGCCTTGTTTCAAGTGAATTAACCAATAGGGTGGTTGACGCCGATATCCTTGATACCGAGGGTTCAGACCATTACCCAATTCTCCTGGTGATTAAGTAG
- a CDS encoding ATP-binding protein has protein sequence MGIIHGVDGVRRIRFRVFDGASVWIGQYVVTSEGYLCRVSRIERRNYLTDDRILAEMSSFERIERLKKYGFNLEFTSTITLAEALIIGVVEGSGIRQPMAPPHLYTYVNEAPSELISNLTVINSAPITIGKVKGSDTPARLDAEKLTTHHCAILASTGSGKSWLAGVIAEELALTIKMPVVIIDPHGEYSSMQYPAVDDPLANEVASMVNIYVPGRVDTGEIDKYYMAKFGEPRRYIRIGVNPRNMPLGVLIKLLTHYYGLTDTQRRLLEEGWPYDPSIDAPLTTIDELVGEVIERSRGSAPKGYAGESSISSLVSKLRSFLENRPFFITMYGEHYGDEPIRLLDVENMLNKPGINVIDLSTLDLMDQQALVALMLDSMFNLAKRRRIMPTFVIIEEAHNFSPSKALSISKSSILRIAREGRKFGLGLCIVSQRPSRIDPDVLSQCMTQIFKRIINPLDLKYVASVAENISSDELTTLKSLNPDEAYVTGMATPIPLLVRVKGRLTHHGGVTRWISTINP, from the coding sequence GTGGGTATAATTCATGGCGTTGATGGGGTTAGGAGAATTAGATTCAGGGTCTTTGACGGTGCCTCAGTGTGGATTGGCCAGTACGTAGTCACCAGTGAGGGTTACTTATGTAGGGTTTCTAGGATTGAGAGGAGGAATTACCTAACTGATGATAGGATATTGGCTGAGATGAGTAGCTTTGAGAGGATTGAGAGGCTTAAGAAGTATGGCTTCAACCTGGAGTTCACATCAACGATAACGCTTGCTGAGGCTTTAATAATAGGTGTTGTTGAGGGTTCTGGGATAAGGCAACCAATGGCTCCACCCCACTTATACACTTATGTTAATGAGGCTCCCAGTGAATTAATAAGTAATTTAACGGTAATTAACAGTGCACCCATAACGATAGGTAAGGTTAAGGGCAGTGATACACCAGCTAGGTTAGATGCTGAGAAGTTAACCACGCATCACTGTGCAATACTGGCCTCCACGGGTTCAGGTAAATCATGGTTAGCCGGCGTAATTGCGGAGGAATTAGCCTTAACCATTAAGATGCCTGTGGTTATAATAGATCCCCATGGTGAATACTCAAGCATGCAGTACCCGGCTGTTGATGATCCTTTAGCTAATGAGGTAGCGAGTATGGTTAACATATATGTACCTGGTAGGGTTGATACCGGTGAAATAGATAAGTATTACATGGCTAAGTTCGGGGAACCCAGGAGATACATTAGGATTGGCGTTAACCCAAGGAATATGCCCCTAGGAGTCCTAATTAAGCTTCTCACCCATTACTATGGTTTAACAGACACCCAGAGGAGACTGCTGGAGGAGGGGTGGCCTTATGACCCATCGATAGATGCACCATTAACAACCATAGATGAACTGGTGGGTGAGGTCATTGAGAGGAGTCGGGGTTCAGCCCCTAAGGGTTATGCTGGTGAGTCATCAATATCATCGCTGGTTTCCAAGTTGAGGTCATTTCTTGAGAATAGGCCATTCTTCATAACAATGTACGGCGAACATTATGGTGATGAACCAATAAGGCTACTTGATGTTGAAAACATGCTTAATAAACCTGGCATAAACGTAATAGACTTATCCACACTTGATTTAATGGATCAACAGGCATTAGTGGCCTTAATGCTTGACTCCATGTTTAATTTAGCTAAGAGGAGGCGCATAATGCCGACCTTCGTGATAATTGAGGAGGCGCATAACTTCTCACCCTCGAAGGCATTATCCATTAGTAAGTCATCAATACTCAGGATTGCAAGGGAGGGTAGGAAGTTTGGGTTAGGTTTATGCATAGTGTCTCAAAGACCCTCAAGGATTGACCCAGACGTGCTTAGTCAATGCATGACCCAAATCTTCAAGAGAATAATTAATCCCCTTGATTTAAAGTACGTTGCCTCTGTTGCTGAGAATATTTCAAGCGATGAGTTAACAACCCTTAAGTCACTTAACCCTGATGAAGCATATGTAACGGGTATGGCTACACCAATACCACTCCTGGTTAGGGTTAAGGGTAGGTTAACTCACCATGGTGGTGTAACTAGGTGGATTAGTACCATTAATCCTTAA
- a CDS encoding DUF371 domain-containing protein has protein sequence MIIDVIWARGHGNVKATHRNTIEITKDDYITERGDCIIACCADKAASDLDNDFKKLITSGYSLVLMIIVAGSSIDIVTGLGLSGLRLTDERRIIVRRSGYIDNATIMLLANKAAKDLNRDLINKARDSEPIEVILIGSELEQD, from the coding sequence ATGATTATTGATGTAATTTGGGCTAGGGGTCATGGTAACGTGAAGGCTACTCATAGGAACACCATTGAGATTACTAAGGATGATTACATTACTGAGAGAGGCGACTGCATAATAGCCTGCTGTGCCGATAAGGCTGCCTCAGACTTGGATAATGACTTCAAGAAGTTGATTACCAGTGGTTACTCATTGGTTTTAATGATTATTGTAGCTGGTTCAAGCATAGATATTGTGACTGGATTAGGGTTAAGTGGGTTGAGGCTAACTGATGAGAGGAGGATTATAGTTAGGAGGAGTGGGTACATTGATAACGCCACTATTATGCTTCTTGCCAATAAGGCTGCTAAGGATTTGAATAGGGATCTTATTAATAAAGCCAGGGATAGTGAACCAATTGAGGTGATTTTAATTGGCTCAGAACTTGAGCAGGATTAA
- a CDS encoding thioredoxin fold domain-containing protein has product MKKRIVVIMLLTMLTGVALLTYALSVVRFGLVNAYLVTDPSSFQSILMNSNGKYLLIIYADSQCPACNYLKSYVLSNSTVASYVQSHYVPIYVDLDYQAAVSLTNINIMINGTVYLIEPINNEVTVRVYRTNTTQVVPFSVQATPTLLVAYDNDGALIVKEIILGAYPPQILMDILSLVHTNVIGTSLQRQGTASFTNIYTLALSYAAGLGSAIMPCALPALVSIALMALNRKINPIALFGGFLVFYIALGSLLSLIGLSGVTRSTLYIVSSIILILMGLVFLIPPLYRGFITFTSRVQNMGGKVKPGGLLADLTMGLVLTGLWLPCIGPIFAGVALGSILASQLTHNILMGVLTTAAFSLGFVTMASIVFTLANLGRRNISKVASIGSLIEKTAGIAMIILGVYLLMEAL; this is encoded by the coding sequence ATGAAGAAACGCATAGTAGTGATTATGCTTCTCACTATGCTTACAGGGGTTGCTTTATTGACCTATGCCTTATCAGTAGTTAGGTTTGGTTTAGTGAACGCATACTTGGTAACGGATCCCAGCTCCTTCCAGAGTATCCTCATGAATAGTAATGGGAAGTACCTCCTCATAATATACGCTGATTCACAGTGCCCTGCCTGTAATTACCTTAAATCCTATGTACTAAGTAACTCCACGGTAGCTAGCTATGTTCAGAGTCATTATGTACCAATTTACGTGGACTTAGATTACCAGGCAGCGGTATCGTTAACTAACATCAATATTATGATTAATGGGACTGTTTATTTAATTGAACCAATTAACAATGAGGTGACCGTAAGAGTGTATAGAACTAATACGACTCAAGTAGTACCATTCTCAGTTCAAGCAACCCCAACATTACTAGTAGCCTACGATAATGATGGTGCATTAATCGTTAAGGAGATAATACTTGGCGCCTACCCGCCTCAAATATTAATGGACATTTTATCACTGGTTCACACCAATGTAATAGGTACTTCACTGCAAAGGCAGGGTACCGCATCATTCACAAACATATATACATTAGCCCTATCCTATGCAGCTGGCCTTGGTTCAGCAATAATGCCCTGTGCATTACCAGCCTTAGTATCCATTGCATTAATGGCCCTTAACAGGAAGATAAACCCAATAGCCCTATTCGGAGGCTTCCTAGTATTCTACATAGCCTTAGGTTCACTACTCAGTTTAATTGGGCTTAGTGGAGTAACTAGGTCAACACTATACATAGTCTCCTCAATTATATTAATTCTAATGGGTCTAGTATTCCTCATACCACCCCTATACAGGGGTTTCATAACCTTCACATCAAGGGTTCAGAACATGGGGGGTAAAGTGAAGCCCGGTGGTCTTTTAGCTGATTTAACAATGGGCCTAGTATTAACGGGACTATGGTTACCTTGCATTGGTCCAATATTCGCAGGTGTGGCCTTGGGTTCAATACTAGCCTCGCAGTTAACACACAATATACTAATGGGTGTCTTAACCACCGCAGCCTTCTCACTGGGTTTCGTAACCATGGCCTCAATAGTCTTCACCTTAGCTAACCTAGGTAGGAGAAATATTAGTAAAGTGGCCTCAATAGGATCATTAATTGAGAAGACTGCTGGAATTGCCATGATTATTCTTGGAGTCTACCTACTCATGGAGGCATTATAA
- a CDS encoding NADP-dependent isocitrate dehydrogenase, whose amino-acid sequence MPVQYKPPEDGEPIVIRNAVFEKVPNKPIVLYILGDGIGPEIVSVAMEVADKAVELAYGSSRQIKWMEVYAGEKAEKLTGNRLPQETIDALQKYRVVLKGPLETPVGGGWRSINVAIRLLLDTYANVRPIKYVQGIESPLKNPERIDWVIVRENTDDLYKGLEWTWDSPEAAKLRKFLREELKVEVDEDCGIGIKPISRWRTQRVARFAYRFALNNKRRSVTIMHKGNVMKYTEGAFREWAYEVALKEFRDYVVTEDEVNKLYGGKVPAGKILVNDRMADNMFAQLVTRPESYDVVLAPNVNGDYISELAASLMGNVGMIGAANVGDTAVMVEAMHGTAPKYAGKNVANPTSEIRAIELLLRFMNWTEAANLLDKAITEAIRQRKVTQDIARYMGVTPLGTREYGKALMEIMETLK is encoded by the coding sequence ATGCCTGTTCAATACAAACCACCTGAGGATGGTGAACCCATAGTAATTAGGAATGCGGTATTTGAGAAGGTTCCGAATAAGCCCATAGTACTCTACATACTTGGTGATGGAATAGGGCCTGAAATCGTTAGTGTAGCCATGGAGGTTGCCGATAAGGCAGTTGAATTAGCCTATGGTTCATCAAGGCAGATAAAGTGGATGGAGGTTTACGCAGGTGAGAAGGCTGAGAAGCTTACTGGCAATAGGCTTCCCCAGGAAACCATTGATGCACTTCAGAAGTATAGGGTAGTGTTAAAGGGCCCCTTAGAAACACCAGTTGGTGGTGGTTGGAGGTCAATAAACGTGGCTATTAGGCTACTGCTCGACACCTATGCTAACGTTAGGCCTATTAAGTATGTTCAAGGTATTGAGTCACCATTAAAGAATCCTGAGAGGATTGACTGGGTCATAGTGAGGGAGAACACTGATGACTTATATAAGGGACTTGAATGGACTTGGGACAGTCCTGAGGCCGCTAAGTTAAGGAAGTTCCTTAGGGAGGAGCTTAAGGTTGAGGTTGATGAGGACTGTGGTATTGGTATTAAGCCGATAAGCCGTTGGAGAACCCAGAGGGTTGCTAGGTTTGCCTATAGGTTTGCGTTGAATAATAAGAGGAGGTCAGTCACCATAATGCATAAGGGTAATGTAATGAAGTACACTGAGGGCGCCTTCAGGGAGTGGGCTTATGAGGTTGCGTTAAAGGAGTTCAGGGATTACGTAGTGACTGAGGATGAGGTCAATAAGCTCTATGGCGGTAAAGTACCGGCTGGGAAGATACTTGTTAATGATAGGATGGCTGATAACATGTTCGCTCAATTGGTTACTAGGCCTGAATCCTATGACGTTGTCCTAGCCCCAAACGTTAACGGCGACTACATAAGTGAATTAGCAGCATCATTAATGGGTAACGTAGGCATGATTGGTGCAGCTAATGTTGGTGATACCGCAGTTATGGTTGAGGCAATGCATGGCACCGCCCCCAAGTACGCTGGTAAGAATGTTGCTAACCCAACCAGTGAAATTAGGGCCATTGAACTTCTACTAAGGTTCATGAATTGGACCGAGGCAGCTAACCTACTTGATAAGGCTATTACTGAGGCTATAAGGCAGAGGAAGGTTACGCAGGATATAGCCAGATACATGGGTGTCACACCACTTGGTACTAGGGAGTATGGGAAGGCGTTAATGGAAATTATGGAAACTCTTAAGTAA
- a CDS encoding precorrin-2 dehydrogenase/sirohydrochlorin ferrochelatase family protein — MARVPLFVEFSDKRVLVIGGGYVGTRRALKFSEAGAYVTVIALKPSSELIKANSTGNIDLIIADAGMFDYSRVMNIINLLIYAIPTNTELKNRLKGMIKDRRVLFNDTTNANETEVVVPFEGEVNGVRFAVTTEGKSGVAASIVRDYLQAELAKSDLHPLINAWYEAKELIKKRVNDPHVRMNIYFELKYDENFIELARKGDVGNVVKYVNEVIRSHGY; from the coding sequence GTGGCTAGGGTACCATTATTCGTGGAATTCAGTGATAAGAGGGTGCTGGTCATTGGTGGTGGCTACGTTGGTACGAGGAGGGCCCTTAAGTTCTCTGAGGCAGGTGCCTACGTGACGGTTATAGCGCTTAAACCATCGAGTGAGCTTATTAAGGCTAATTCCACAGGGAACATTGATTTAATAATAGCGGATGCAGGTATGTTTGATTACAGTAGGGTTATGAATATTATTAACCTACTAATTTACGCAATACCAACTAACACTGAGCTTAAGAATAGGCTTAAGGGAATGATTAAGGATAGGCGTGTCCTCTTTAATGATACGACCAATGCCAATGAAACAGAAGTAGTAGTTCCCTTTGAGGGTGAGGTTAATGGGGTAAGGTTTGCAGTAACAACGGAGGGTAAGAGTGGGGTTGCGGCATCAATAGTTAGGGATTACCTGCAGGCTGAGTTGGCTAAGAGTGATCTTCACCCATTAATAAACGCTTGGTATGAGGCTAAGGAGTTAATAAAGAAGAGGGTTAATGATCCGCATGTTAGGATGAACATTTACTTTGAGCTTAAATACGATGAGAACTTCATTGAACTTGCCAGGAAGGGGGATGTGGGTAATGTGGTTAAGTACGTTAATGAGGTGATTAGGAGTCATGGGTATTGA
- the rnhB gene encoding ribonuclease HII, with product MGTVNSLEAGIDEAGRGPVIGPMVIAIVGWSNSEAEGIGVKDSKQLTPSGRSRLYKLIVSKAPCVRHVIVEPSEIDYYVNRGLLNELEAIKMSELIKACSGVTRVYVDSPDPNPSRFRGFINVKDVELIVLNHADESIPLVSAASIVAKVIRDTIISRLKETYGDFGSGYPSDPRTISALRRWINNGTLPPIVRRSWRTIKRMTNSRLF from the coding sequence ATGGGGACGGTAAACAGTCTTGAGGCAGGGATAGATGAAGCCGGGCGAGGCCCAGTAATAGGACCAATGGTAATAGCAATAGTGGGCTGGAGTAATTCAGAGGCTGAGGGCATAGGGGTTAAGGACTCTAAACAATTAACCCCAAGTGGAAGGAGTAGATTATATAAGCTAATAGTGAGTAAGGCGCCATGCGTTAGGCATGTTATTGTTGAGCCCAGTGAAATAGATTATTACGTTAATAGGGGGTTACTGAACGAGCTTGAGGCTATTAAGATGAGTGAGCTTATTAAAGCATGTAGCGGGGTTACTAGGGTTTACGTGGATTCACCTGATCCTAACCCAAGCAGGTTTAGGGGATTCATTAATGTTAAGGACGTGGAGTTAATAGTGCTTAATCACGCCGATGAGTCAATACCATTAGTGTCAGCAGCCAGTATAGTGGCTAAGGTAATTAGGGACACTATAATAAGTAGGCTTAAGGAAACCTACGGGGACTTCGGGAGCGGTTACCCAAGTGACCCAAGGACCATAAGTGCCTTAAGGAGGTGGATTAATAATGGCACCTTACCACCAATAGTTAGGAGGAGTTGGAGGACTATTAAGAGAATGACTAATAGTAGGTTATTTTAG